Proteins encoded together in one Impatiens glandulifera chromosome 1, dImpGla2.1, whole genome shotgun sequence window:
- the LOC124920503 gene encoding kinesin-like protein KIN-13B, translating into MNAMGRQHQRSSSSNAHHQRQYSDNFLDSSNGRWLQSAGLQHLQSSNASMGSLQDLGYYGGLPGGSRTYRNLQRTFSGGSDFFQEPSTPSSQRQSREDPESPNEFSPGLLDLHSFDTELLPEMPSLGNYDVVPPLYRSIRGRSFDDAEPYIVNNKQTSKAHAAPENIVLKSFAVDKDKGSNVAKIKVVVRKRPLNKKELAKNDEDIVTIESRSNSLTVHETKLKVDLTEYEEKHGFVFDAVLNEEVSNDEVYRETVEPIVPIIFQRTKATCFAYGQTGSGKTFTMKPLPLKASRDILRLMHHTYRNQGFHLYFSFFEIYGGKLYDLLNERKKLCMREDGKQQVCIVGLQEHKVSDVETIKDLIEIGNATRSTGTTGANEESSRSHAILQLAVKRSVEGNESKPPRVVGKLSFIDLAGSERGADTTDNDKQTRLEGAEINKSLLALKECIRALDNDQNHIPFRGSKLTEVLRDSFVGDSRTVMISCISPNSGSCEHTLNTLRYADRVKSLSKGGNNSKKEAVSSIPTMNVKESTTAVSTYDDIHDSWPEQVGRETYNASEDFQEPEKPIWKKSAKIESSNVSNIEDNRMRKTNNIQTKPKDLPKFEAKKSYDDNDDDADLNTLLKEEEDLVNAHRRQVEETMDIVKEEMNLLVEADQPGNHLDDYISKLNSILSQKAAGIVQLQTQLARFQRRLKEHNVLFSSGN; encoded by the exons ATGAACGCAATGGGAAGGCAGCATCAAAGATCCAGTTCATCAAATGCTCATCACCAGCGTCAATACTCCGATAACTTCCTAGACTCTTCCAACGGACGATGGCTCCAATCGGCAGGTCTTCAACATCTCCAATCTTCAAATGCATCTATGGGTTCCCTTCAG GACTTGGGTTACTACGGCGGATTGCCTGGTGGTTCCAGAACGTATAGGAATCTTCAAAGGACTTTCAGTGGAGGAAGTGATTTTTTTCAGGAACCTTCCACACCATCGAGTCAGAGACAGAGTAGAGAGGATCCGGAATCTCCGAATGAATTTAGTCCTGGATTGTTAGATCTACACTCATTTGATACTGAATTGCTTCCTGAG ATGCCTTCATTGGGCAATTATGATGTTGTTCCACCTCTATATCGATCTATTCGTGGCCGAAGCTTTGATGATGCTGAGCCATATATTGTAAATAACAAACAGACGAGTAAGGCTCATGCTGCACCAGAAAACATTGTCTTGAAAAGTTTTGCTGTTGATAAAGATAAAGGAAGTAATGTAGCCAAGATTAAAGTTGTG GTGCGGAAAAGGCCATTAAACAAGAAGGAGCTTGCGAAGAATGATGAGGATATAGTAACAATAGAGTCACGTTCTAATTCTTTGACTGTTCACGAGACTAAGCTGAAG GTTGACCTAACTGAGTATGAGGAGAAACACGGGTTTGTATTTGATGCTGTGCTGAATGAAGAGGTTTCAAATGATGAA GTTTATCGTGAAACTGTGGAGCCAATAGTGCCTATAATTTTTCAGCGAACAAAAGCAACTTGCTTTGCATATGGCCAAACAG GTAGCGGAAAGACCTTCACCATGAAGCCTTTACCTCTTAAAGCATCTCGCGATATTCTGAGGCTTATGCATCATACATACAGGAATCAAGGCTTTCATCTATATTTCAGCTTCTTTGAAATATATGGAGGAAAACTTTATGATCTCCTTAATGAGAGAAA AAAACTTTGCATGAGGGAGGACGGAAAACAACAAGTTTGCATTGTTGGTTTGCAAGAGCACAAAGTATCTGATGTTGAGACAATCAAGGATCTCATCGAGATAGGAAATGCAACTAGAAGTACTGGCACAACAGGTGCAAACGAGGAGTCATCTAGATCCCATGCCATACTTCAGCTTGCAGTTAAGAGGTCTGTTGAAGGCAATGAGTCTAAACCACCTAGAGTGGTTGGAAAGCTGTCCTTCATTGATCTCGCTGGAAGTGAACGCGGTGCTGATACAACTGACAATGACAAACAAACAAG ATTGGAAGGTGCAGAGATCAATAAAAGCTTGCTTGCACTGAAGGAATGTATTAGAGCACTTGACAATGATCAAAATCACATCCCTTTCAGAGGAAGTAAACTAACTGAAGTCTTGAGGGATTCATTTGTTGGAGATTCTAGAACTGTCATGATATCTTGTATCTCTCCGAACTCGGGTTCCTGTGAACATACTCTCAACACGTTAAGATATGCTGATCG GGTGAAGAGTCTTTCGAAAGGTGGTAATAATTCCAAGAAAGAGGCAGTATCGTCCATCCCAACGATGAATGTTAAGGAATCAACCACAGCTGTTTCAACCTATGACGATATTCATGATTCGTGGCCTGAACAAGTTGGTAGAGAAACATATAATGCTTCTGAAGATTTCCAAGAGCCTGAAAAACCGATCTGGAAGAAAAGTGCGAAAATTGAATCATCAAATGTATCAAATATAGAAGATAATAGGATGAGGAAAACCAACAACATCCAGACAAAACCGAAGGACCTGCCAAAATTTGAAGCTAAGAAATCTTATGATGACAACGATGATGACGCTGATTTGAATACCCTATTAAAG GAAGAGGAGGATCTTGTGAATGCACATCGCAGACAAGTGGAGGAGACAATGGATATAGTTAAAGAG GAAATGAACCTATTGGTGGAAGCAGATCAACCCGGAAACCATTTGGACGACTACATATCAAAACTAAACTCGATTTTATCGCAAAAGGCTGCTGGCATTGTACAATTACAAACACAGTTGGCGCGTTTTCAAAGACGTTTGAAGGAGCATAATGTTCTGTTTTCTTCTGGGAACTAG
- the LOC124918720 gene encoding putative Peroxidase 48, giving the protein MDFFRKLSFMVFLLCVLISLKRENAETKKNPMAVTQFISDTPMIDEEPPTSSINFISSKPMTLESGSLEYDFYRESCPLAEKIIRAGVQNLNAERSGVAPALLRLVFHDCFVEGCDASVLLDPSDGIESEKESPPNESLKGFDVIDIIKSEVEEACPGVVSCADILVLSARESVVLSGGPFYPLQTGRRDSLLSFADIATFELPRPQDDLPKAVATFASRGFDERETVSLLGEYSLIFISIVYTNICMQRTLSLRLFVICEGSHSIGRIHCSFFLDRLFNFQGTNTSDPSVNPEFLNILKTTCNGSHNQNIHHNSFTSTPSLAPSAESASPPVEQQMFVGGSSSPSPSMMDAVMSMEYESHKMGFGTQYYRRLLQGRGILFVDQQLTAGEETETWVRAYASDVSLFRKDFAQAMMKLSNLRVLTASMGQIRTNCSKVK; this is encoded by the exons ATGGACTTCTTCAGGAAACTGAGTTTCATGGTGTTTCTTCTCTGCGTTTTGATCTCTCTGAAGAGAGAAAACGCCGAAACGAAGAAGAATCCTATGGCTGTAACACAGTTTATTTCTGATACTCCAATGATCGATGAAGAACCACCGACTTCTTCCATTAATTTCATTTCCTCTAAGCCTATGACCTTGGAATCTGGATCGCTGGAATACGATTTCTACCGTGAATCCTGTCCTCTTGCCGAGAAGATCATTCGTGCTGGTGTCCAGAATCTCAACGCTGAAAGATCTGGTGTTGCTCCAGCTCTATTGCGATTAGTGTTTCACGACTGTTTTGTTGAG GGATGTGATGCATCTGTTTTGTTGGATCCTTCAGATGGAATCGAAAGTGAGAAAGAGTCACCGCCGAATGAATCATTGAAAGGATTTGATGTGATTGACATAATCAAATCTGAAGTTGAAGAAGCTTGTCCAGGAGTGGTTTCTTGTGCTGATATTCTTGTTTTGTCTGCAAGAGAAAGTGTAGTCTTATCAGGAGGACCATTCTATCCTCTGCAAACGGGAAGAAGAGATAGTTTATTGTCTTTCGCAGATATTGCAACTTTCGAGCTTCCTAGACCTCAAGATGATCTTCCAAAAGCTGTTGCAACATTTGCATCTAGAGGATTTGATGAACGAGAAACTGTCAGCCTCTTAGGtgaatattcattaatttttatatctataGTCTATACTAATATTTGTATGCAAAGGACACTTTCTTTGAGATTGTTTGTTATATGTGAAGGGTCTCACAGCATTGGAAGAATCCACTGTAGTTTCTTCCTCGATAGACTCTTCAACTTTCAAGGAACCAATACATCTGATCCATCTGTGAATCCTGAGTTCCTCAATATATTGAAAACAACATGCAATGGCAGCCACAACCAAAACATTCACCACAACTCATTCACTTCAACTCCTTCATTGGCACCATCAGCTGAAAGTGCTTCTCCCCCAGTAGAACAGCAAATGTTTGTGGGTGGCTCAAGTTCACCTTCTCCATCAATGATGGATGCAGTGATGTCGATGGAATACGAAAGCCATAAAATGGGATTTGGGACACAATATTACCGCAGGCTACTGCAAGGAAGAGGTATCCTGTTTGTTGATCAGCAGCTAACAGCAGGAGAAGAAACTGAGACTTGGGTAAGAGCATATGCTTCTGATGTATCCCTTTTCAGGAAGGACTTTGCTCAAGCAATGATGAAGCTATCAAATCTTAGGGTATTGACTGCATCAATGGGCCAGATAAGGACTAATTGCTCAAAGGTTAAGTGA